The Acidimicrobiales bacterium genome includes a window with the following:
- a CDS encoding aminopeptidase P family protein, with product MLPPMDQAARLPRLRDALKRPDGGAAPIDALLVTSLTNIRYLTGFTGSAGMLFVFPGRTVLLTDGRYRTQAGEQLAAAGVEAEIAVAAAAAQHDTAREIVEDLPVLGLEAAHVSWARQRAFAETWFPRTELVPTVGMVERLRRVKDAGEIARIAEACRIADAALGNLRDRLTKEPAEAEFGRELDFEMRRLGATGPSFETIVASGANAAKPHHRPDDTRVTANAPVVIDFGALVDGYCSDMTRTVWTGRLDDPTLRRAVEVVLASQAAGVAAVRAGVAASDVDKACREVIADAGWADAFVHGTGHGVGLDIHEAPSVAASSTDTLEPGHVVTVEPGVYLPGLGGVRIEDTVVVTEDGCRPLTNTPKDTP from the coding sequence GTGCTTCCCCCGATGGACCAGGCCGCCCGGCTGCCCCGCCTCCGCGACGCCCTCAAGCGTCCCGACGGCGGCGCTGCACCAATCGACGCTCTCCTCGTCACCAGCCTCACGAACATCAGGTACCTGACCGGCTTCACGGGCTCGGCTGGCATGCTGTTCGTTTTCCCGGGCCGGACCGTGCTGCTCACGGACGGCCGTTACCGGACCCAGGCGGGCGAGCAGCTGGCCGCCGCCGGAGTCGAAGCCGAAATAGCGGTCGCAGCTGCGGCGGCGCAGCACGACACGGCCAGGGAGATCGTCGAGGACCTCCCGGTCCTCGGCCTCGAAGCGGCCCATGTCAGCTGGGCGCGCCAGCGGGCGTTCGCCGAGACCTGGTTCCCCCGCACCGAGTTGGTACCGACCGTCGGGATGGTCGAGAGGCTCAGGAGGGTGAAAGACGCCGGCGAGATCGCGCGCATAGCCGAGGCCTGCCGGATCGCCGACGCCGCGTTGGGCAATTTGAGGGACCGCCTCACGAAGGAGCCCGCGGAAGCCGAGTTCGGGCGGGAGCTGGACTTCGAGATGCGGCGCCTCGGCGCGACGGGCCCGTCTTTCGAGACCATTGTCGCCTCGGGAGCCAATGCCGCCAAGCCTCACCACCGGCCAGACGACACGAGGGTCACCGCCAACGCGCCGGTGGTCATCGACTTCGGCGCCCTCGTCGACGGGTACTGCTCGGACATGACCAGGACTGTATGGACCGGGCGCCTCGACGACCCGACGCTGAGGCGGGCGGTGGAGGTCGTCCTCGCAAGCCAGGCCGCCGGCGTCGCGGCGGTGCGGGCGGGCGTCGCTGCCTCTGACGTCGACAAGGCCTGCCGTGAGGTCATCGCCGATGCAGGCTGGGCAGACGCGTTCGTTCACGGGACCGGCCACGGCGTCGGCCTGGACATCCACGAGGCCCCATCGGTCGCTGCCAGCTCGACCGATACACTTGAGCCCGGCCACGTCGTCACCGTCGAGCCGGGCGTGTACCTGCCGGGGCTCGGAGGGGTCCGGATCGAGGACACCGTCGTCGTGACAGAAGATGGCTGCCGACCCCTCACCAACACACCCAAGGACACGCCCTGA
- a CDS encoding type II 3-dehydroquinate dehydratase produces the protein MTAAGTRPVVLLLSGPNLNLLGEREPDIYGTETLDDHVKAAAQQAAAHDLDVEHHQSNHEGELVDVIHAARGRAAAIVINAGAFTHYAWSLHDALAAFDGPVIELHLSNPVSREAWRSTSVIAPVATGSIAGFGSAGYRLAIEAVAGLLGR, from the coding sequence GTGACCGCGGCCGGGACCAGACCAGTCGTCCTGCTCCTGTCAGGCCCGAACCTGAACCTCCTCGGAGAACGCGAGCCCGACATCTACGGCACTGAGACCCTCGACGATCACGTCAAGGCAGCGGCACAACAAGCCGCCGCCCACGACCTCGACGTCGAGCACCACCAGTCCAATCACGAGGGGGAGCTGGTGGACGTGATCCACGCCGCCAGGGGCAGAGCCGCGGCGATCGTCATCAACGCTGGGGCGTTCACGCACTACGCGTGGTCGTTGCACGACGCGCTCGCGGCGTTCGACGGCCCTGTCATCGAGCTGCACCTGTCGAACCCTGTGAGCCGGGAAGCATGGCGAAGCACCTCCGTCATCGCCCCGGTCGCCACGGGGTCGATCGCCGGCTTCGGAAGTGCCGGCTACCGCCTCGCCATCGAAGCAGTGGCCGGCCTGCTCGGCCGCTAG
- a CDS encoding aspartate carbamoyltransferase catalytic subunit, with translation MNPQGSPRRAPAARHLLSVSDLGTDGIEEVLRLTDSFVEVSSRAIPRVPALRGKTVVSLFFEDSTRTRLSFETAAKRLSADVMTFSVSSSSVNKGESLRDTVETIQAMGVDAVIVRHQGAGVPWQVARWVDGTSVINAGDGWHEHPTQALLDCYTIRKERNERGAPSPGEGRPALDGLRIAIVGDIRHSRVARSDVLAFSALGAHVTLVAPPTLLPPSLAGWPVEISHDLDSVLPKLDVVYVLRIQKERMTEALLPSLREYTAYYGLTRRRASLLPEGSLVMHPGPVNRGVEIAAEVADDPSSVITRQVANGVAVRMAVLYLLLGSGVELAAA, from the coding sequence TTGAACCCGCAGGGCTCACCCAGGAGAGCGCCGGCGGCCCGCCACCTCCTGTCGGTGTCCGACCTCGGCACCGACGGCATCGAGGAAGTGCTCCGCCTCACCGACAGCTTCGTGGAGGTCAGCTCCCGGGCCATACCCCGGGTCCCCGCACTGCGCGGCAAGACCGTGGTGTCGCTGTTCTTCGAGGACTCCACGAGGACACGCCTCAGCTTCGAAACCGCTGCCAAACGACTGTCCGCCGACGTCATGACCTTCTCCGTGTCGAGCTCGTCGGTCAACAAGGGGGAGTCGTTGAGGGACACGGTCGAGACGATCCAGGCGATGGGCGTGGACGCGGTGATCGTGCGCCACCAGGGCGCCGGCGTCCCGTGGCAGGTGGCCCGCTGGGTCGACGGCACGTCGGTGATCAATGCCGGCGACGGCTGGCACGAGCACCCGACCCAGGCGCTTCTCGACTGCTACACCATCCGCAAGGAGCGCAACGAGCGCGGTGCCCCCTCGCCGGGGGAGGGCAGACCGGCTCTGGACGGCCTGCGCATCGCCATCGTGGGCGACATCCGCCACAGCAGGGTCGCCCGCTCGGACGTGCTCGCTTTCAGCGCCCTCGGAGCCCACGTCACCCTTGTGGCACCGCCCACCCTGCTCCCACCCTCTCTCGCCGGATGGCCGGTGGAGATCTCCCACGACCTCGACTCCGTGCTGCCGAAGCTCGATGTCGTCTACGTCCTTCGCATCCAGAAAGAACGCATGACCGAAGCGCTGCTCCCATCCCTGCGCGAGTACACGGCCTACTACGGCCTGACCCGCCGGCGGGCCTCGCTGCTCCCCGAGGGGAGCCTCGTCATGCACCCCGGACCGGTGAACCGCGGTGTCGAGATCGCCGCTGAGGTGGCCGACGATCCGTCGTCGGTCATCACCCGGCAGGTGGCCAACGGGGTCGCGGTGCGCATGGCGGTCCTGTACCTTCTGCTCGGATCGGGGGTGGAGCTTGCCGCCGCGTAA
- the pyrR gene encoding bifunctional pyr operon transcriptional regulator/uracil phosphoribosyltransferase PyrR, which translates to MAERERALAPPYGGVFVARTTVMNAEEVRRATWRMAHEIIERDHEVGELLLVGLQTGGVWLASNLARVIGEVTGHDVAMGTLDVAFYRDDIGLRPVLPEATTEIPVELTGRTVVLIDDVLYTGRTIRAALNALSDYGRARAVQLAVMVDRGHRELPIRPDYVGKNLPTRRDEMVDATESGVVIGDVRTR; encoded by the coding sequence TTGGCCGAACGCGAGCGTGCCCTGGCGCCCCCATACGGGGGCGTTTTTGTTGCCCGGACCACGGTCATGAACGCCGAAGAGGTGCGCCGGGCGACGTGGCGGATGGCGCACGAGATCATCGAGCGCGACCACGAGGTCGGCGAGCTGCTCCTCGTCGGGCTGCAGACCGGGGGAGTGTGGCTGGCCTCGAACCTCGCCCGGGTGATCGGAGAGGTCACCGGCCACGACGTGGCGATGGGAACCCTCGACGTCGCGTTCTACCGCGACGACATCGGGCTGCGGCCGGTCCTCCCCGAGGCGACGACCGAGATCCCCGTCGAGCTCACCGGCCGGACGGTGGTGCTCATCGACGACGTGCTCTACACCGGCCGGACCATCAGGGCCGCGCTCAACGCCCTGTCGGACTACGGCAGAGCCCGCGCCGTTCAGCTGGCGGTCATGGTCGACCGGGGGCACAGGGAACTGCCCATCCGGCCTGACTATGTCGGCAAGAACCTGCCCACCCGCCGCGACGAGATGGTGGATGCCACCGAATCGGGTGTCGTCATCGGCGATGTGAGGACACGTTGA
- the nusB gene encoding transcription antitermination factor NusB, with protein sequence MFPPTRREARERALSLLYEAESKRVEPAAVLGDLPVDPDPYVADVVAGVGRDLDRIDRLISSHAIGWELERMPVVDRALLRMATYELIGRPDVPTAVVISEAVDLAAQYSTDDSGRFVNGVLAAIASEVREEA encoded by the coding sequence TTGTTCCCACCGACGCGAAGAGAGGCGCGCGAACGCGCGCTTTCCCTCCTGTACGAGGCGGAGTCGAAGCGCGTCGAGCCGGCCGCTGTTCTCGGTGATCTTCCGGTCGACCCGGACCCCTACGTCGCGGATGTGGTCGCCGGCGTCGGCCGCGATCTCGACCGGATAGACCGGCTGATCTCGTCGCACGCCATCGGCTGGGAGCTCGAACGGATGCCGGTCGTCGACAGAGCGCTTCTGCGGATGGCGACATACGAGCTGATCGGCCGGCCCGACGTCCCGACGGCGGTCGTGATATCCGAGGCGGTGGACCTCGCCGCCCAGTACTCCACCGACGACTCCGGCCGTTTCGTCAACGGCGTGCTCGCCGCGATCGCCTCGGAGGTGCGCGAGGAGGCCTGA
- the aroC gene encoding chorismate synthase — protein MLRFLTAGESHGQGLVVILEGLPAGLEVAEEQIQSELARRRLGYGRGPRMRFEQDQLTLIGGIRHGRTLGSPVAIEIANTEWPKWQEEMSAAPGRTQKPLTQPRPGHADLPGMQKYGFDDARDVLERASARETAARVAAGAIAKLFLDELGVRIVSHIVQLGPVVSKSTKRPLPEDLPSVDESQVRCFDPEAEQAMISEIKAAAKVGDSLGGVAEVIAYGAPVGLGSHVHWDRKIDGLLAQALLSIQAVKGVEIGDATEIAGRRGSEAHDAIGWDTGERDYRRDTNRSGGIEGGMTNGEPVVARVAMKPLATLNRPVLKTVDVESKEETVSFKERTDVTAVPAMGVVAETMMALVLAGEAMRKFGGDSMSEVLRNHGSYLDQVHQ, from the coding sequence GTGCTGCGCTTCCTGACCGCCGGCGAATCCCACGGCCAAGGCCTCGTGGTCATACTCGAGGGCCTACCCGCCGGCCTCGAGGTGGCGGAGGAGCAGATCCAGTCCGAGTTGGCGCGCCGGCGGCTCGGGTACGGGCGCGGCCCCAGAATGCGCTTCGAGCAGGACCAGCTGACCCTGATCGGCGGTATCCGCCACGGCCGGACCCTCGGCTCGCCGGTCGCGATAGAGATCGCCAACACCGAATGGCCGAAGTGGCAGGAGGAGATGTCGGCGGCGCCCGGCAGGACCCAGAAGCCGCTCACCCAGCCGAGGCCCGGACACGCCGACCTGCCCGGCATGCAGAAGTACGGCTTCGACGACGCCCGGGACGTCCTGGAGCGTGCCTCTGCCAGGGAGACGGCCGCCCGGGTCGCGGCTGGAGCCATCGCCAAGCTCTTTCTCGACGAGCTCGGCGTCAGGATCGTCAGCCACATCGTGCAGTTGGGCCCGGTCGTATCGAAGTCGACCAAGCGCCCGCTCCCCGAAGATCTGCCCTCGGTCGACGAGTCCCAGGTCCGCTGCTTCGACCCCGAGGCCGAGCAGGCGATGATCTCCGAGATCAAGGCGGCGGCGAAGGTCGGCGACTCGCTCGGCGGTGTCGCAGAGGTGATCGCGTACGGGGCGCCGGTCGGTCTGGGCAGCCATGTCCACTGGGATCGCAAGATCGACGGCCTGCTCGCCCAGGCGCTTCTGAGCATTCAGGCGGTCAAGGGCGTCGAGATCGGCGACGCGACCGAGATAGCCGGCCGGCGCGGGTCGGAGGCCCACGACGCCATCGGCTGGGACACCGGCGAGCGCGATTACCGGCGCGACACCAACCGCAGCGGCGGCATCGAGGGCGGCATGACCAACGGTGAGCCCGTGGTCGCCCGCGTAGCCATGAAGCCGCTTGCGACGTTGAACCGACCGGTGCTCAAGACCGTGGATGTCGAGTCCAAGGAAGAGACCGTGTCCTTCAAGGAACGGACCGACGTGACTGCTGTTCCCGCGATGGGCGTGGTCGCGGAGACCATGATGGCGCTGGTGCTCGCCGGCGAGGCCATGCGCAAGTTCGGCGGCGACTCGATGTCGGAGGTGCTCCGCAACCACGGGTCGTACCTCGACCAAGTCCACCAGTGA
- the efp gene encoding elongation factor P produces MPAVSTNDLKNGMSLDLPEGLFSVVEFQHVKPGKGGAFVRTKLKNVRTGAVIERTYRADEKLEQAHIDKREMQYLYMEGESFVFMDTSDYEQMHASKESLGSSANYLKEGDSAILQMYSGEIVGVDLPAAVELTVTETEPGLQGDRVSGARKPATLETGIQVQVPLFVNTGDRVKVDTRSGEYLTRAGS; encoded by the coding sequence ATGCCTGCCGTATCCACCAACGACCTGAAGAACGGTATGTCGCTCGACCTGCCCGAAGGCCTGTTCTCGGTCGTCGAGTTCCAGCACGTGAAGCCCGGCAAGGGCGGCGCGTTCGTGCGCACCAAGCTGAAGAACGTCAGGACCGGCGCGGTCATCGAGCGCACCTACCGTGCTGACGAGAAGCTCGAGCAGGCGCACATCGACAAGCGGGAGATGCAGTACCTGTACATGGAGGGTGAGTCGTTTGTGTTCATGGACACCTCCGACTACGAGCAGATGCACGCCTCCAAGGAGAGCCTGGGTTCGTCGGCCAACTACCTCAAGGAAGGGGACTCGGCGATCCTGCAGATGTACTCCGGTGAGATCGTCGGCGTCGACCTTCCCGCAGCGGTCGAGCTGACCGTGACCGAGACCGAACCGGGCCTGCAGGGGGACCGGGTCTCGGGGGCGCGCAAGCCGGCCACCCTGGAGACCGGCATCCAGGTGCAGGTGCCGCTGTTCGTCAACACCGGCGACCGGGTCAAGGTCGACACCCGCTCCGGCGAGTACCTGACCCGCGCCGGCAGCTGA
- a CDS encoding shikimate kinase gives MTRADDRVFLIGMMGVGKSTAGRLLAETLGWPYVDTDDEVPRRAGRPFEEIWEQDGEREFRRLETEAVAEVSARPGPAVVALGGGAVLDESNRQTIQRAGLVVWLRADPGTLFGRLGKQAVGSRPLLRQGPEDALRRISQARAPIYESIADLVFDVDRMNPRDVADAIADALEGEACVN, from the coding sequence GTGACCCGCGCCGACGACCGGGTCTTCCTCATCGGGATGATGGGTGTGGGCAAATCGACTGCCGGGCGGTTGCTGGCGGAGACCCTCGGCTGGCCGTACGTGGACACCGACGACGAAGTCCCGCGCCGCGCAGGAAGACCGTTCGAGGAGATCTGGGAGCAAGACGGTGAGCGGGAGTTCCGCCGGCTCGAAACCGAAGCGGTGGCAGAGGTCTCCGCGCGGCCCGGCCCTGCCGTCGTGGCCCTCGGCGGGGGAGCGGTCCTCGACGAGTCCAACCGCCAGACGATCCAGAGGGCCGGCCTCGTCGTGTGGTTGCGCGCCGATCCCGGCACGCTCTTCGGGCGGCTTGGAAAACAGGCGGTCGGCTCCCGCCCTCTCCTCCGTCAGGGACCCGAGGACGCACTGCGGCGCATAAGCCAGGCGCGCGCACCGATCTACGAGAGCATCGCGGACCTGGTGTTCGATGTCGACCGGATGAACCCGCGCGATGTCGCGGACGCCATCGCGGATGCTCTCGAAGGCGAAGCATGCGTGAACTGA
- the aroB gene encoding 3-dehydroquinate synthase, whose product MRELTVDLGDRSYPVLVGAGARHRLIELMPQGARRAAVVTQQTIPWQVDSGVEQCVFFLDEGEEAKNLESVEQLCREFSRWGLTRSDAIVAVGGGVVTDVAGFVAAVYHRGIAVIHVPTTLLGQVDAAIGGKTGVNLPEGKNLVGAFWQPEAVLCDTETLETLPPREYRSGLGEMAKYAFLGVEGLRDMPLDEAVAACVACKAEVVAGDERESGRRALLNYGHTLAHAIETAGGYDLRHGEAVAIGLLYAAILARHLGRIGDDRVHEHEKLVASYDLPSRLPPGADPDQLIAVMARDKKATSGGLTFVLDGAAGLEVVRGVGEGAVRASLEEIRS is encoded by the coding sequence ATGCGTGAACTGACGGTCGACCTGGGCGACCGCTCATACCCGGTGCTCGTCGGCGCCGGGGCGCGCCACCGGTTGATCGAGCTGATGCCCCAAGGCGCGCGCCGGGCAGCCGTCGTCACCCAGCAGACGATCCCGTGGCAGGTGGACTCCGGCGTCGAGCAGTGCGTCTTTTTCCTCGATGAGGGGGAAGAGGCCAAGAACCTCGAGTCGGTCGAGCAGCTCTGCCGCGAGTTCTCGCGCTGGGGTCTCACCCGCTCGGATGCGATCGTCGCGGTAGGCGGCGGTGTCGTCACCGACGTCGCCGGCTTCGTGGCCGCGGTCTACCACCGCGGTATCGCGGTCATCCACGTCCCGACCACGCTGCTCGGCCAGGTCGACGCAGCCATCGGGGGCAAGACCGGTGTGAACCTTCCCGAGGGCAAGAACCTCGTCGGCGCCTTCTGGCAGCCCGAAGCGGTGCTCTGCGACACGGAGACTCTCGAGACGCTTCCTCCCCGCGAGTACCGCTCCGGGTTGGGCGAGATGGCCAAGTACGCGTTCCTGGGCGTCGAAGGGTTGCGCGACATGCCACTCGACGAAGCGGTCGCAGCTTGCGTCGCGTGCAAGGCCGAGGTCGTCGCCGGCGACGAGCGCGAATCCGGCCGGCGAGCGCTGCTCAATTACGGACACACGCTCGCGCACGCGATCGAGACCGCCGGCGGCTACGACCTCCGCCACGGTGAGGCTGTCGCCATCGGCCTCCTCTACGCCGCAATCCTCGCGAGGCACCTGGGCAGGATCGGTGACGACCGGGTGCACGAGCACGAGAAGCTCGTCGCTTCCTACGACCTGCCGTCGCGGCTGCCACCCGGCGCCGATCCGGACCAGCTGATCGCGGTCATGGCGCGCGACAAGAAGGCGACGAGCGGCGGCCTCACGTTCGTGCTCGACGGCGCAGCGGGTCTCGAGGTCGTGCGAGGAGTGGGGGAGGGCGCAGTCAGGGCGAGCCTCGAGGAGATCCGATCGTGA